Proteins found in one Mytilus edulis chromosome 2, xbMytEdul2.2, whole genome shotgun sequence genomic segment:
- the LOC139511807 gene encoding microtubule nucleation factor SSNA1-like → MSQQGAALQSYNNELVKCINDLCQKRDDLHKQILQEEEEKQKLQNDIRILTERLAKVNEGLSKKMASRNEFDKTIAETESAYMKILESSQTLLNVLKRESHTLKDKGGQSTRVHSQVS, encoded by the exons ATGTCGCAACAAGGGGCTGCTTTACAGAGTTATAATAACGAACTCGTAAAAT gtATAAATGATCTTTGTCAAAAGAGGGATGATCTTCATAAACAAATTCTTCAAGAAGAGGAGgagaaacaaaaattacaaaatgacaTTAGAATCCTTACAGAGCGATTAGCCAAAGTCAATGAAGGTCTTAGTAAAAAGATGGCTTCCAGAAATGAATTTGATAAGACTATTGCTGAAACTGAATCAGCATATATGAAG ATTTTGGAGAGTTCACAGACTTTACTGAATGTATTAAAACGAGAATCCCATACTCTAAAGGACAAAGGAGGACAGAGCACAAGAGTCCATTCCCAGGTCTCATAG